Genomic window (Ictalurus punctatus breed USDA103 chromosome 16, Coco_2.0, whole genome shotgun sequence):
TAAGTCCTgccgcggctctgtgtgtgcaaagtttgcatgttctccccgtgctgcaggggtttcctccgggtactccgggttcctcccctagtccaaagacatgcatggtttggcgtgtctaaagtgtccgtagtgtatgaatgggtgtgtgagtgtgtatgtgattgtgccctgcgatggattgccaccctgtctagggtgaaccccgccttgtgcccgatgctccctgggataggctccaggttccccgtgaccctgaaaaggagtaagtggtagaagatggatacCAAATTATTCAGGTACAACCTTCACGGTACTTTTCCGAATCACCGGTTGCTTCTGCAACCGAAATATTCCACTAGTGCCATGTTTTTGGAGGTGGGGCCAAGTGAGTCCAAATTGAACTGTTCTACAAGTTGCAGATCCAAATATCAAACCTCAGCATGTCAGttatgttgtgtaaatgtgtgaaataaTTATCCTCAATTAACCAGTAAAATTCGAATCCAAAACCTACATCACAATTTAAAGATTTATGAAAAAATCAGCCAAATTTGCAGTTCAAATTTTGGAACTCAAATGGTGTGAATGTATTCCTGTGCAATTACATTAGACAGGAAATTACCTCCATGTGGAACGCTTAATCATTTCCCTGTTCATACGAACGGGAAGAAGAAGTCGGAGGGCAGTTTGGCGTTGATGGTGGGAGGAGCTCTGAATCCTGGGCTGGCTGACAGCGACACGTCAATGAAGCTCACGGAGCTGATGACGGAGATGACACCACCGACAGTCGAGGGAGATGGCtgggaaaacaaacaatattcatcattaaaaaatattctaATGTATTTCAAAGGGTTTGtgatacttaaaaaaaatctgtcatttAACACTATTGCCCAAGGTTAAAATCCTTAACTACAAGGTAATTACTGAGAAGAGCAGCGGTTATTataactaaatctggaatgggatgttcaaaaagcatatatggttgtgatggtcaggtgtccacagacttttggccatatagtgcatcaTATTCACAACAAACTGCCAAACAATAGTACTCAAATTCCTGTTTGGAACAGGCGGCATcgtatatttgtttgttttctgtgtcCAAAAGGGTCTTTGGTCCTTCAGGATGGCCAAAGGGCATGTACAAACTACAGCTACCAAAGACGAAGGGTGAGTGTTAGTATCTTTTCGACCAGCTGCTCATGCTTGATCACACGGCAGCAGAACACCCTCTGAGGAAAGCGCtaactgccctcttctgcatacacgagctcacagacGACCGCAATTGGCTAGTATCATTCTGAGGAAGAGGTTAGAGAGTAATGCTCTTCGGGAACCTCTTGGATTCGAACTCGTGACGGCAAACACTTTTCTGCTACACCACTCAGGAACTCCTAAATAGGGACATTTTTGAGGACACATTCAGGACAGAGAAGACAAAGAGTTAAGTTAAGGGGGCTGGGTGTGAACATGATAAATGCACCACTATCATCAACTTAAAATGGTATTCCATCATCTTTACGCACCAGTGCAGACCTCCACTGCAGTCCCCAATGATGGTCATGTGATCTTAACAAGTTTATCGAAGGCATGACACAAGTTCATAGTCTTCAGGATAATAGCAGTCGCTTTGACTTTCTTCTGTGAGACATTAAAGAACCAAAAATCTGCTTAGAATTACCAAGGTGCTGGTGTTGGTCTGGATTGTTTCCATCACATTCACTATCTGAGCTTGGGGGTTCACCAAGGTACCATACTTGGTCCATCTTACTTCGAGACGATAGGATACTGGAATGCTGCATCCCTGGGTGCCCTGGAAAGACGTTTAAAGACAACGTGAAAAGGATATCGACACGGTTTTCTTCCATAACATGATAAATGATATAACATGATGCAAGTAAAACAGGTCACTTGATTATGTCACTAATCACTGGAtggacaaaagcaaaaaaagtcaagttaaaaaagaaagacattaTTGTGTTAATCGTATTTCCCCCCGCTCCCACTAAACAAAATCTCTTTTAAGTTGTTAAACACTGATCAAATCTGTACAGTGCAGGTACAATGGAACAAgtcctaacaaaaaaaaaaaaagtttaagtaATCAACACCTCAGTTCTCAAAGCAGAAAGAAGTAAAACCAGTTTAACGGTGAACTTGAGCCCAAAGGATCGAATAGATTGTAGGCTTCAAGTCCAGTCACAGTGACACAGCAGAAGAAGTCAACAACGGATCAAAAAAATTCACCTGCTGACAACGCTGTAAAGTGAGACGGATTCAAAACAGTATTTATGGAGCAACACAAGCCTGATTGCTTCTCACTGACTCTTGGGAAACTCGCCTTTACAAATGTTTCTCTTACTTAAGAAGCTACTGTTGTGTAGCACAGACACCACAGTGATGCAAGAGAACCTGTGAAGGCTCTGTTTCATATCTCATGAATTCACTGAAGCGTATAACTGTCGGAACGTGACCGTTCCTGTCCTTGGTCCATCTCAATTATAAGCACagcagaaaggaaaaaaaaaaacttaatgtGACGAAATATTCCTATTTAGACTGTCGACTATCTGTAATAAGCATTCACATTTACAGCGTTTAGCAGACGATCTTACCCACAGGAACTTACATGTTCCTGTGGGTAAGAACTTACACTTGTGGAACTTACACTTGTGAACTTACACTTGTGGGTAACACAAGTGTGTTGAAGTCTCTCTCGAAAAACATATCCAAATAGGCCCGTATATAAGGATACCATAAAACTGAAACCCTGTTGAATAGGAGTTAGTGTGAGTTAGCATAGCATGTTGGTATTTACCGTTGGAGTGGTTTGATTCTCGATAGGAACCCAGTCCATGGGGTTTTGAGGAAGAGAATTTCCAAAAGATGCCACGTGGTCCGGAAAAGTCTGGCCTTTCAGTCTCCCCAAGATGACTTCAGAGAGTAACGAACAGTTCGTACTGTCCGCAAGCCtacaatttaccaacaaatgtATTTATGATTAGAAATTAATGTATAttatttgcaaataaatatACGTAACGCAACATGAACTTGACTGCTTGAGTGTTTAAATCTTGTACCTAAAGGTGCATCCTGACACCACATCTGTCCCGAACAGTACAGGTGAGCGCTGGGTCGGGCCGGACAGACAGTCCTGTTCCGGAGAACTATTTAAGACAGTGAGAGACCCGTCTGGATCTGAGCTTTGGATAATTCCCCTAAAAAAATTAAGCGTTAAGGAGCCAAGAACTGATCAATAAACTAGAGGCTATCCCTGAGATGAAATAGTTAGAGCATTAAACAATATGCTATACCGACATAAACAtcaaacagaaaatattttcagtCTGCTACAGGATTATGATCATTATTAGAAACATGATTTGATGAATTAATTACTGAAGCCTAAGAGCAGTCCACGAAATGGCTACTTTAATGTCGTCCTCTTTGGAAGCTGATATCGTGGTTTGTAATAAAACGGTAACATGTGGATGTACAGTTATCCTACCGTGAACGTATAAAGTTCCATTTATGTTTCTGATGAAAGATGAAGTGACCATGAAATTCGGAAAGTGTTTACAAAACATAAAAGTATGCAAAAAAGATTTTAGAAATACACCAGGCTCATCATGGAGATCGCGCTGTGTTCCTGGCCTATAAGCAATAAAATTATATACACTGTACTGCAGgatttgtttattgtgtttacTACAGCTCCCCCTGCATTGTACAGTGTGTTTTCTGGCTCCAACACCTGATTTTAAATTCATGAACGTATTACTCTTACGTTATGATTAACATGAAAATTgcaacagaaaataaataggctttttttaatatatatttttcaattgTACATTGTAAACAAGCAGTAttctttaaatgtataaatcGGTGAGGCAACTGATCCGATACCAGCAAAATGGCTGATCGGATATCAGGGGGAAAAATATATCGGATATTAGAGCCTGTAACAAATGGCAAAGATTGGCAttggaaaatatataaatttttggaactggaaatatttacatataaaagaGACTTGactttttttcagattttattagattttatactttattatatttacagtgtaaGTGATTTTTCGTGAGAATCTCGTGAGGTGTGTTAAAGCCAGAAGTGTTCAGAACAAAGTGAAAActgtttaaatcatttaaatctaAATATTATCAGAGGAGAGATTGAGAGATTGACGGAAAGGATATTCTGCAGTTCTCCATCCGGCCACAAGGGGCAGCCCAACCACATAACCAGGATTTCCACTGGAGCGAAGTGTGGCATCGCTTCTGGACTCCTGTAAAATGTTGTATACCGAGTTGCACTAATGATATGCATATTTTAATATCATACAGATGTACAGCATACTTAACAgtatattaacacattaattgAGCTACGAAAACGTTCACAAATCCATTCAACAAGCACCTGAACAAACGTTATCTGGAACTCTTGCTGGATCGGCAGTGTGTTTTCGTCGACAGCACCCAGAACCAAAGACGCCATCACTCTCACAATCTGTCCGGCGTCGCCAAATCTCACTGTGTATTTAACCTGCAACAGATTTCAGAAAACAGATCACATGTACTGCAAGTCTAACACAATACAAATTCTAttacaagacctgccgttttggagatgctctgacccagtcgtctagccatgaCAATTTGGCTCTTGTCAGAGTCGCTCAGACCCTTACACtaacccatttttcctgcttccaacacatcaacttcaagaactgactgtttacttgctgcctaatatatcccaccccctgacaggtgccattgtaatgagataatcaacgttattcacttcacctctcagtggttttaatgttatgactgttTAATGTTAAGATTCTAATTAGAAaacatttatgtttataatatatacataattaattatttcataGAATTCATATAAGATTATCTaattatatatacttttttactTTGAGAGAATACATCCAGCAGTGATGCTTACTGTAAATTCAATTTAGTGATCAATTCATTATAATACacatgttatttattgattttatatacatatatatacacacacacatatatatatatatatatatatacacacacacatatatacatacatacacacgcacatattctaatataatgcatccATCTATATCTGTCcataatataacaaaaatattttatatacatatattatatatatatatgcatatatatatatatatatatatatatatatatatatatatatatatattcatatatatattcatatatatatttatatatatatatatatatatatatatatatacacacacacactatttttttccttatagattatattgcatttatataaaatcatttttagattttaaccattatttacatttgtattttatcattatttatatttgtaattatATTTAGATCATCCAATCTATTTAAcaatcatatttaaataataataaatatttaacacatttaagTAAAGTATAATTCAATAAGTGAAAGTAATTACAATATACTTTTATTAAGATATTTCTACACATTAtgccttttttcatttttaaacaaatagaaaatagGTATGTATTAATTCTGCCatcattatttgattattattaaaatccATTATTGCTGTTTTGAATATTAAGTCATTTTGGTTTGtccttatttacttatttaagaTTCATCCATTAGGGAATGAGTTCACTTTAGACACGCAAAAATATTATTCGGCACATGAAGTAAATCGTCTCTTTCTGTATACATGTGTACAATTTTCCTGCTCTAGGCAATAAAATAGAGGTTTTACGATTGCTCACCTGCAGCACCACCTGGTTACAGATCTGACCAAGTAACACGGGTGTGTAGTCAGAAGCAGAAGCATCCGTCTGCACCAGTGTCTGTGTACCCTCTAGAGACTGCAGTGTAATGGTCTCCACTGCTACGGACAccagctgacacacacacacacacagacagacacacacacacacacacacgtcagagACATGGTGCTATTCCTGTCCTGCTAATCCAACTTCTCACACATCCTGTGAAATGTCGTTATGGTACCCCAGCATAACATCCTGAATGCTAGCACTACTTAAGATCTTCTCACCACTATGTCACAACACCGGGCTACTACATCTCACAAGTATGGGATTATGGGTTTAAAACAGAAAACGggagtataatataataaatttgTATTCATACATCAGCACCGCTGTCCTTCCcctgcaaagaaaaaagaaagaaaaaatgggtTAACGATTTAAGAGATAACAGGAATGTGCAGCTTCATATCATCATAGTTGTCTAGCGATATTAAAACTTATATCCACCCATCTATCTTATTTAAATGTCTCGTATGATGCACAGAATTATGGGATTGACTGCTCCAAGGTCAGCCGCGACACCGAACTGAAAAGAACCTGCACGGCTCCGGACTCACTGAAAAAACACGGAAACTGGTGTACGCCTTAAGGTTCAGCGCATCTAACTTGGCGCAGTCTTGTTCCAAAGCAAAGTTCCTCACACATCTGATCGTCTGATCCTTCAGGAAGGCTGCGgagaaacagcaaaaaaaaaggcaagatgtcaaaaataataaaaaggagttcTCTTAATCTGTGCCGAGTATGTAAGTAATACCGAGgggtgagtgagacagatggaggAATGGATATTATCAGGAAATTATCCCAATGATCATAATCTCTCTGGAAAAGAGAAAGTGTTATCTTGTAATAATgacatacattatttatttatttgtatatttattttatttgggcAATTTTGATACCTGGAAAATTTCCCGATCTGTATTTTATGGATTCAAAATCTGCGTGACTGATGAGGATGTGTGGTTTTACCTGCAGGGTTCGTGTCTAAGCAGTTCGCTGCACCTGCAGATGCTGGAAGCCTGAAGAAACCTCGCTCTTGGGCATCGTCCATCGTCTGGATGAGATCTCCATACTGAAGACGAACACAGCAAACAGGAAGAACCATAATCACATCTATGTACACTGCGAGTTTATCCACTATTTGCGATTAGAataaatctagtggaaagccttcccagaagagtggaggttattttaCACAGGATGTTCTCAAagcacatatggctgtgatatgcagatgtccacaaactttaagccatatagtgtatatttactgcttaacacacacacacacacggtggagGGAAGAAAACAGAGCAGAGCAGAACAGCAATAACAAGGACACAAATAGCCTAACACACATGGTTAACCTTGCTAATTGTTTGAGGTTAATAACTCTTAGTATGATGGC
Coding sequences:
- the tctn1 gene encoding tectonic-1 isoform X3, which gives rise to MGLFRQNTKVSAVCPCNVQRERCDVNCCCDPDCTQELALFTQCSVQKVVGDAKLCSQDAAVYTLAGTPGGLSQVMTSVQREINPDVFCIQSANYDQGMSFIDPTIPTENNFDSLFDRFVGFFFSASSGDGRALQTPAQGDSPGYVYGDLIQTMDDAQERGFFRLPASAGAANCLDTNPAAFLKDQTIRCVRNFALEQDCAKLDALNLKAYTSFRVFSGKDSGADLVSVAVETITLQSLEGTQTLVQTDASASDYTPVLLGQICNQVVLQVKYTVRFGDAGQIVRVMASLVLGAVDENTLPIQQEFQITFVQESRSDATLRSSGNPGYVVGLPLVAGWRTAEGIIQSSDPDGSLTVLNSSPEQDCLSGPTQRSPVLFGTDVVSGCTFRLADSTNCSLLSEVILGRLKGQTFPDHVASFGNSLPQNPMDWVPIENQTTPTGTQGCSIPVSYRLEVRWTKYGTLVNPQAQIVNVMETIQTNTSTLPSPSTVGGVISVISSVSFIDVSLSASPGFRAPPTINAKLPSDFFFPFV
- the tctn1 gene encoding tectonic-1 isoform X2; the protein is MFCVPIRLLILCTKSTLFVKKTYTLKMSAVCPCNVQRERCDVNCCCDPDCTQELALFTQCSVQKVVGDAKLCSQDAAVYTLAGTPGGLSQVMTSVQREINPDVFCIQSANYDQGMSFIDPTIPTENNFDSLFDRFVGFFFSASSGDGRALQTPAQGDSPGYVYGDLIQTMDDAQERGFFRLPASAGAANCLDTNPAAFLKDQTIRCVRNFALEQDCAKLDALNLKAYTSFRVFSGKDSGADLVSVAVETITLQSLEGTQTLVQTDASASDYTPVLLGQICNQVVLQVKYTVRFGDAGQIVRVMASLVLGAVDENTLPIQQEFQITFVQESRSDATLRSSGNPGYVVGLPLVAGWRTAEGIIQSSDPDGSLTVLNSSPEQDCLSGPTQRSPVLFGTDVVSGCTFRLADSTNCSLLSEVILGRLKGQTFPDHVASFGNSLPQNPMDWVPIENQTTPTGTQGCSIPVSYRLEVRWTKYGTLVNPQAQIVNVMETIQTNTSTLPSPSTVGGVISVISSVSFIDVSLSASPGFRAPPTINAKLPSDFFFPFV
- the tctn1 gene encoding tectonic-1 isoform X1 translates to MAALLWMFILTCFGNTICVNNASSNQVNVTHVVSKDTFVFDQAFNLTGRQENATSLPRLSASTERNAEVPVTDGGTRTAASTFTATPLKATETSRFTATDLQTTETPLVTAEDSEAKILATTNPQIKSGGTSSLPLPLSGTLPQPVTEVSAVCPCNVQRERCDVNCCCDPDCTQELALFTQCSVQKVVGDAKLCSQDAAVYTLAGTPGGLSQVMTSVQREINPDVFCIQSANYDQGMSFIDPTIPTENNFDSLFDRFVGFFFSASSGDGRALQTPAQGDSPGYVYGDLIQTMDDAQERGFFRLPASAGAANCLDTNPAAFLKDQTIRCVRNFALEQDCAKLDALNLKAYTSFRVFSGKDSGADLVSVAVETITLQSLEGTQTLVQTDASASDYTPVLLGQICNQVVLQVKYTVRFGDAGQIVRVMASLVLGAVDENTLPIQQEFQITFVQESRSDATLRSSGNPGYVVGLPLVAGWRTAEGIIQSSDPDGSLTVLNSSPEQDCLSGPTQRSPVLFGTDVVSGCTFRLADSTNCSLLSEVILGRLKGQTFPDHVASFGNSLPQNPMDWVPIENQTTPTGTQGCSIPVSYRLEVRWTKYGTLVNPQAQIVNVMETIQTNTSTLPSPSTVGGVISVISSVSFIDVSLSASPGFRAPPTINAKLPSDFFFPFV